Proteins encoded together in one Streptomyces sp. NBC_01216 window:
- a CDS encoding IS5 family transposase (programmed frameshift) has translation MVDDDLWALIEPLLPPWPERSPGPRPGPDRLCLQGILYVPHNDIAWQLLPLEIGSARGQTCRRRLDRWQKAGVFDRLHRILLAELNAAGELDWSRACVDGSHVRAKKGGADTGPSPVDRRKTGSKHHLICDGRGTPFKVITTAANVNDVTQTLALVDGIPPVAGRPGRPRRRPEALLGDKGYNSDPNRRALRKRRTLPVISRRGAPNIEGLGKLRYVVEQTFALLHQFKRLAVRWERRTELHDAFVSLACSLICWRRLKKHDS, from the exons ATCGTGGACGATGACCTGTGGGCTCTGATCGAGCCGCTGCTGCCGCCCTGGCCCGAGCGGTCGCCGGGGCCACGGCCGGGGCCGGACCGGCTGTGCCTGCAGGGCATCCTGTACGTGCCGCACAACGACATCGCCTGGCAACTGCTGCCGCTGGAGATCGGTTCGGCTCG CGGGCAGACGTGCCGGCGGCGACTGGACCGCTGGCAGAAGGCCGGGGTCTTCGACCGGCTGCACCGGATCCTGCTCGCCGAGCTGAACGCGGCCGGCGAGCTGGACTGGTCCAGGGCATGCGTGGACGGCTCTCACGTCCGCGCGAAAAAGGGGGGAGCCGACACCGGTCCGTCGCCGGTCGACCGGCGCAAGACGGGCAGCAAGCACCACCTGATCTGCGACGGACGCGGCACCCCGTTCAAGGTCATCACGACCGCGGCCAACGTCAACGACGTCACCCAGACCCTCGCCCTGGTCGACGGCATCCCGCCCGTCGCCGGACGCCCCGGCCGGCCCCGCAGGCGTCCCGAAGCCCTGCTCGGCGACAAGGGCTACAACTCCGACCCCAACCGCCGTGCACTGCGCAAGCGCCGGACCCTGCCGGTGATCTCCCGCAGGGGTGCCCCGAACATCGAGGGCCTGGGCAAGCTCCGCTATGTGGTGGAGCAGACCTTCGCCCTGCTCCACCAGTTCAAACGCCTCGCTGTCCGCTGGGAACGTCGCACCGAACTCCACGACGCCTTCGTCTCCCTGGCCTGCAGCCTCATCTGCTGGAGACGTCTCAAGAAGCACGACTCATGA
- a CDS encoding IS1380 family transposase — protein sequence MKKRIGSYPRVRIEGGGRAMVSQAGGVLLVETVRKTGLDTAISAALTPWRKARAVHDPGKVLLDVALAVALGGDCLADVGMLRAEPAVFGPVASDPTVSRLVDTLAASGEKALRAIRAARAEVRRHVWWLAGREAPDADGMVTVDLDGVLVIAHSDKEDAAPTWKRTYGHHPLMGFVDHGPGGTGEPVAALLRPGNAGSNTAADHIIAAQLALSQLPKKYRRGRRTLIRTDSAGGTHDFVSWLARRGRWLSYSVGMVITEAIHQHVLKVPASAWTPAVEADGEIRDGAWVAELTGDVLDGWPEGMRLIVRKERPHPGAQLRLTDADGMRLTCFATNTLGRPIAELELRHRLRARAEDRIRAARATGLRNLPLHRTAQNRIWLEIVQIALDLLAWMPMLALTGKARLWEPRRLRLRLFTTAGQLVATGRRRILRLARHWPWTSHITAALDRLTQLPAPG from the coding sequence GTGAAGAAGCGTATCGGGTCGTATCCGCGTGTCCGCATCGAGGGCGGCGGCCGCGCGATGGTGTCGCAGGCCGGGGGCGTGCTGCTGGTCGAGACCGTCCGCAAGACTGGCTTGGACACCGCGATATCAGCGGCGCTGACGCCGTGGCGGAAGGCTCGGGCAGTGCACGATCCGGGCAAGGTCCTGCTGGACGTGGCCTTGGCGGTCGCGCTGGGCGGGGACTGCCTCGCGGATGTCGGCATGCTGCGGGCCGAGCCGGCCGTGTTCGGGCCGGTGGCCTCCGACCCGACGGTCTCCCGCCTCGTTGACACCCTCGCAGCCTCTGGAGAGAAGGCCCTGCGGGCCATCCGTGCCGCGCGGGCCGAAGTCCGCCGACACGTCTGGTGGTTGGCTGGCCGGGAAGCGCCTGATGCCGACGGGATGGTGACTGTTGATCTCGACGGGGTGCTGGTGATCGCGCACTCGGACAAGGAAGACGCCGCACCGACGTGGAAACGAACCTACGGCCACCACCCGCTGATGGGGTTCGTCGACCACGGGCCGGGCGGCACGGGTGAGCCGGTGGCAGCCCTGCTCAGACCGGGGAACGCGGGATCGAACACTGCCGCCGACCACATCATCGCCGCCCAACTGGCCCTGTCTCAGCTGCCGAAGAAGTACCGGCGCGGGCGACGGACCCTGATCCGCACCGACTCCGCGGGCGGCACCCATGACTTCGTGTCCTGGCTCGCCCGGCGGGGACGGTGGCTGTCCTACTCGGTCGGCATGGTGATCACCGAGGCGATCCACCAGCACGTGCTGAAGGTTCCGGCGTCGGCCTGGACGCCGGCCGTCGAGGCCGACGGCGAGATCCGTGACGGCGCTTGGGTCGCCGAACTCACCGGCGATGTCCTGGACGGCTGGCCGGAGGGCATGCGGCTGATCGTCCGCAAGGAACGACCGCACCCCGGGGCCCAGTTGCGGCTCACTGATGCGGACGGCATGCGGCTGACCTGCTTCGCCACCAACACTTTGGGCCGGCCGATCGCCGAGCTCGAGCTGCGTCACCGGCTGCGGGCCCGGGCCGAGGACCGCATCCGCGCCGCCCGAGCCACCGGCCTGCGCAACCTGCCCCTGCACCGCACGGCTCAGAACCGGATCTGGCTGGAGATCGTGCAGATTGCTCTCGACCTGCTGGCCTGGATGCCGATGCTCGCCCTGACCGGCAAGGCCAGGCTCTGGGAACCCCGCCGACTGCGGCTCCGCCTGTTCACCACGGCCGGACAACTCGTGGCCACCGGCCGTCGGCGGATCCTCCGCCTGGCCCGCCACTGGCCCTGGACCAGCCACATCACCGCAGCCCTCGACCGGCTCACCCAACTGCCCGCCCCTGGCTGA
- a CDS encoding TOBE domain-containing protein: MQSYTIGQAARLLGVSPDTARRWADAGRVATHRDETGRRLIDGRALAAFSVEIAQSGTEEVAYTSARNAFPGIVTAIKLGDVAAQVEIQAGPHRLVSLLTREAVEELGLEVGMQATARVKSTSVHIDRA; this comes from the coding sequence ATGCAGTCCTACACGATCGGCCAGGCGGCGCGTCTGCTGGGCGTCAGTCCCGATACCGCTCGGCGCTGGGCGGACGCCGGCCGGGTCGCCACCCATCGCGACGAGACCGGGCGCCGCCTGATCGACGGCCGGGCGCTGGCCGCCTTCTCGGTGGAGATCGCGCAGAGCGGCACCGAGGAGGTGGCCTACACCTCGGCGCGCAACGCCTTCCCGGGCATCGTCACCGCGATCAAGCTCGGCGACGTCGCGGCCCAGGTCGAGATCCAGGCCGGGCCGCACCGTCTCGTCTCGCTCCTCACCCGTGAGGCCGTGGAGGAACTCGGGCTCGAAGTCGGTATGCAGGCCACCGCCCGTGTGAAGTCGACCAGCGTGCACATCGACCGCGCCTGA
- a CDS encoding DUF6213 family protein, with amino-acid sequence MNATAPFVLVSDGHLLFPADEVTGLLRHIAADWREAVGTPDSGLDPETTLVLAGTLAQLADKVDAECIGLMPAGDEQAGRSDEPGSPRG; translated from the coding sequence ATGAACGCGACGGCACCGTTCGTCCTCGTCTCGGACGGTCACCTCCTCTTTCCCGCCGACGAGGTGACCGGCCTCCTGCGGCACATAGCGGCGGACTGGCGCGAGGCCGTCGGCACACCTGACTCGGGACTCGACCCGGAGACCACCCTGGTCCTCGCCGGCACACTGGCGCAGCTCGCGGACAAGGTCGACGCGGAGTGCATCGGGCTCATGCCGGCCGGAGACGAACAGGCCGGCCGCAGCGACGAGCCCGGTTCGCCACGGGGCTGA
- a CDS encoding universal stress protein → MNTSEDTRRVVVGVDGSPASREALRWALRHARLTGATVTAVGIYDVPGATAWSAPAVDAAFDEEQAREALTEELGSVLAPGDDVPPVEHHLVRGNPAKVLIEAAAGAELLVVGSRGRGGFASLLLGSVSQQCAMHAPCPVVIVRSETAGDAPGSEKAGSS, encoded by the coding sequence ATGAACACCAGCGAGGACACCCGTCGAGTGGTCGTGGGCGTGGACGGCTCACCGGCGTCGCGCGAGGCGCTGCGATGGGCGCTGCGGCACGCGCGGCTGACCGGGGCGACCGTGACGGCGGTGGGGATCTACGACGTGCCCGGGGCGACGGCCTGGTCCGCGCCGGCCGTGGACGCCGCGTTCGACGAGGAACAGGCCCGTGAGGCCCTCACCGAGGAACTCGGCTCGGTACTCGCACCGGGCGACGACGTACCACCCGTCGAGCACCATCTGGTCCGGGGCAACCCGGCCAAGGTGCTGATCGAAGCTGCGGCCGGTGCCGAACTGCTCGTCGTCGGCAGTCGGGGACGGGGCGGCTTCGCCAGCCTGCTTCTCGGATCGGTCAGCCAGCAGTGCGCCATGCACGCGCCCTGCCCCGTGGTCATCGTGCGCTCGGAGACCGCAGGTGACGCTCCGGGCTCGGAGAAGGCAGGCTCATCATGA
- a CDS encoding SMI1/KNR4 family protein, whose amino-acid sequence MGLERFAEFIGPPELNSDISSDWLEFEGERGFSLPRDYKEFVSAYGPCEIYGDLYVSHPRGSVLNLGGFVDRVSREFNSIRLDFPEKYPYSIFPEPGGLFPIAETMAGTQINILPAGEGPDDWVTVVNWQGWWSEYSFGFTEFLLGALSGDSGIPLFEDGFRDGSVLPYVLHEVL is encoded by the coding sequence GTGGGCCTGGAAAGATTCGCTGAATTCATCGGGCCGCCCGAGCTGAATTCAGACATCTCGTCGGACTGGCTGGAGTTTGAGGGAGAGAGGGGCTTCTCTCTCCCTAGGGACTACAAGGAATTCGTCTCGGCGTACGGCCCCTGCGAGATATATGGCGATCTCTACGTTTCGCACCCACGGGGTTCGGTTCTCAATCTTGGGGGGTTCGTCGATCGGGTTTCTCGTGAATTCAACTCAATTAGATTGGATTTTCCCGAAAAGTACCCGTATTCAATATTTCCGGAGCCGGGTGGACTTTTCCCGATTGCAGAAACCATGGCCGGCACTCAGATCAATATCCTGCCTGCGGGGGAGGGACCTGACGACTGGGTCACTGTAGTCAATTGGCAGGGGTGGTGGTCGGAATATTCGTTCGGCTTTACCGAGTTTCTGCTTGGTGCATTGAGTGGCGACTCCGGTATCCCTCTCTTTGAGGATGGTTTCAGGGATGGTTCGGTCCTGCCGTACGTGCTGCACGAAGTCCTTTAG
- the modA gene encoding molybdate ABC transporter substrate-binding protein, which translates to MSLTRRTLTGRRAIAIVTAALVVPLAGCGDDVAKDTGGQASAGGEPSVRLTVLAAASLTDVFETAGAAYEKARPGTTVTFSFAGSQELAAQVAQGAPADALVTADTRTMDKVSADTGTPSVIARNRLVIATGEGNPHRVDALTDLADPKLKVVLAAPEVPVGKYGEKILDARRITVKPVSQEPNVRAVLSKVALGEADAGLVYRTDAVTAADKVDAVEIPDAQNAVTAYPAATLKQSRNAEAAADFVAWLSSPQAQKILRDAGFQQP; encoded by the coding sequence ATGTCCCTCACGCGACGCACCCTCACCGGCCGCCGTGCCATCGCCATCGTGACCGCGGCGCTGGTCGTACCGCTCGCCGGCTGCGGCGACGACGTCGCGAAGGACACCGGCGGCCAGGCGTCGGCGGGCGGGGAGCCCTCGGTCCGGCTGACCGTGCTCGCCGCCGCGTCGCTGACCGACGTGTTCGAGACCGCGGGCGCCGCGTACGAGAAGGCGCGCCCCGGCACCACGGTCACCTTCTCGTTCGCCGGCTCCCAGGAGCTCGCCGCACAGGTCGCGCAGGGTGCCCCGGCGGACGCGCTGGTCACCGCCGACACCCGGACCATGGACAAGGTGAGCGCGGACACCGGCACTCCGAGCGTCATCGCCAGGAACCGGCTCGTCATCGCGACGGGCGAGGGCAACCCGCACCGGGTCGACGCGCTGACGGACCTCGCCGACCCGAAGCTGAAGGTCGTCCTCGCCGCGCCCGAGGTCCCTGTCGGCAAGTACGGCGAGAAGATCCTCGACGCCCGGCGTATCACGGTGAAGCCGGTCTCCCAGGAGCCGAACGTCCGCGCGGTGCTCAGCAAGGTGGCACTCGGCGAGGCCGACGCCGGCCTCGTCTACCGGACGGACGCCGTCACGGCCGCCGACAAGGTCGACGCCGTGGAGATCCCGGACGCGCAGAACGCCGTCACCGCCTACCCGGCCGCTACGCTCAAACAGTCCCGGAACGCCGAGGCGGCGGCCGACTTCGTGGCCTGGTTGTCATCGCCGCAGGCGCAGAAGATCCTGCGGGACGCCGGCTTCCAGCAGCCGTAG